From Aedes albopictus strain Foshan chromosome 1, AalbF5, whole genome shotgun sequence, one genomic window encodes:
- the LOC109413414 gene encoding uncharacterized protein LOC109413414 isoform X1 — MEHTGVPGFRFPIRSEGEIERLEVAVRSDMYKWDNYIAFLRDLRANDLHTPIRCIFQSVFYDEALVNYNYNGISTAPGVHKRAMKSYAIFRDCFAVAWREFGITDDMIRAMLTEIIKNINRRKRNRQYKNRIQKKKRLQNSFGTNTISNVRWIIKPKNKSAPSATQRRSSEHVRQPDSMIESKVAESIPGFRFPIESDNDIERLEETVRSCALTRRRYINCLRQIKDSSENASIESIFKMFFYDESLTEYNYNGFSNSRRAKKRAMKNYDIFTSCFLEAWMDHGVTEDEVRQMLCKVIRNVHGRNRFRRYKIRKREQEMTEDCIYLEEDDL; from the exons ATGGAGCACACTGGAGTACCGGGATTCCGGTTTCCGATCCGATCTGAGGGCGAAATCGAACGGCTAGAAGTTGCCGTCCGTAGTGACATGTACAAATGGGACAATTAT ATTGCATTCCTGCGAGATTTGAGGGCCAATGATCTCCACACACCAATACGGTGCATCTTCCAGTCGGTGTTCTACGACGAAGCTCTAGTCAACTATAACTATAATGGAATTAGCACTGCGCCGGGCGTTCATAAGCGGGCAATGAAAAGTTACGCCATCTTTAGGGACTGCTTCGCTG TGGCCTGGCGAGAATTTGGAATCACCGATGATATGATTCGTGCCATGTTGacagaaattattaaaaatatcAACAGGCGGAAACGAAATCGACAATATAAAAATCGGATACAGAAGAAAAAGAGGCTTCAAAACTCGTTTG GCACAAACACCATCTCGAACGTTCGTTGGATTATAAAGCCAAAAAATAAATCTGCCCCTAGTGCAACGCAGCGCAGGTCCTCCGAACATGTCCGTCAGCCGGATTCGATGATCGAGTCCAAAGTAGCAGAAAGCATTCCAGGTTTCCGATTTCCCATTGAATCTGACAACGATATTGAGCGCTTGGAAGAAACCGTTCGGAGTTGCGCTCTTACACGTAGAAGATAC ATCAATTGCCTTCGGCAGATCAAGGACTCGAGTGAAAATGCGTCTATCGAAAGCATCTTCAAGATGTTCTTTTACGACGAAAGCCTCACCGAGTACAATTATAATGGCTTCAGTAACAGTCGTCGGGCCAAGAAACGGGCGATGAAGAACTACGACATTTTCACGAGTTGCTTCTTGG AAGCCTGGATGGATCACGGAGTTACGGAGGATGAGGTTCGTCAAATGTTGTGCAAGGTGATTCGCAACGTACACGGCCGTAATAGATTTCGTCGCTATAAAATCCGGAAGCGAGAGCAGGAAATGACAGAAGATTGTATTTATTTGGAAGAAGATGATTTGTAA
- the LOC109413414 gene encoding uncharacterized protein LOC109413414 isoform X2, giving the protein MVNQHVEFKKNIATNKIIIKGVQSSTALLNCRFCVILHNCLHEISWNSNSTLMTTEGRLLCISNNKSFNLSQHYVSLQFMNISSSNISITFLEIIFYNFPGTNTISNVRWIIKPKNKSAPSATQRRSSEHVRQPDSMIESKVAESIPGFRFPIESDNDIERLEETVRSCALTRRRYINCLRQIKDSSENASIESIFKMFFYDESLTEYNYNGFSNSRRAKKRAMKNYDIFTSCFLEAWMDHGVTEDEVRQMLCKVIRNVHGRNRFRRYKIRKREQEMTEDCIYLEEDDL; this is encoded by the exons ATGGTTAATCAACAtgtcgaatttaaaaaaaacatcgcCACCAATAAAATCATCATCAAGGGGGTACAATCTAGTACTGCACTGCTCAATTGTCGCTTTTGTGTAATACTCCATAACTGTCTGCATGAAATCTCATGGAACAGTAATAGTACACTAATGACAACAGAAGGAAGACTGTTATGCATTTCCAACAATAAATCTTTTAATTTATCACaacactatgtttcactgcagtTTATGAATATTTCATCATCTAACATCAGTATAACTTTTCTCGAAATAATTTTTTATAATTTCCCAGGCACAAACACCATCTCGAACGTTCGTTGGATTATAAAGCCAAAAAATAAATCTGCCCCTAGTGCAACGCAGCGCAGGTCCTCCGAACATGTCCGTCAGCCGGATTCGATGATCGAGTCCAAAGTAGCAGAAAGCATTCCAGGTTTCCGATTTCCCATTGAATCTGACAACGATATTGAGCGCTTGGAAGAAACCGTTCGGAGTTGCGCTCTTACACGTAGAAGATAC ATCAATTGCCTTCGGCAGATCAAGGACTCGAGTGAAAATGCGTCTATCGAAAGCATCTTCAAGATGTTCTTTTACGACGAAAGCCTCACCGAGTACAATTATAATGGCTTCAGTAACAGTCGTCGGGCCAAGAAACGGGCGATGAAGAACTACGACATTTTCACGAGTTGCTTCTTGG AAGCCTGGATGGATCACGGAGTTACGGAGGATGAGGTTCGTCAAATGTTGTGCAAGGTGATTCGCAACGTACACGGCCGTAATAGATTTCGTCGCTATAAAATCCGGAAGCGAGAGCAGGAAATGACAGAAGATTGTATTTATTTGGAAGAAGATGATTTGTAA